A single genomic interval of Eleutherodactylus coqui strain aEleCoq1 chromosome 3, aEleCoq1.hap1, whole genome shotgun sequence harbors:
- the LOC136620952 gene encoding uncharacterized protein isoform X1, whose protein sequence is MEDLLRQLVIRAESAGGEEWLRSCLTLPLPSVNTSASQLGVLEPEPEDPVINMGDVEQEALEGAEQDVLELSATVDPGLYAPEGEERPREMTSQKRQRKRTRAYTPPRRRSARRRAAQEGSQSRGGSLAGAVREQGAGEGTSNDAVLQGSVARSGYCRSLLSGLPLGSADDLVFSMLSRSVSPRTWHGYVAAWKDWVLFCGRRGFMDDTQEVQCFIDYVCEKFQSQLSYNSVVKLLAGISFFQKWKNLLPINAPFQIKQLLKGYKSVACSPDMRSAISFVLLGKLVRSLPSVCRSAYEVQLFKCAFLLAYFGALRMGEFLSLARTSLSPLLCSDVSDHGNFIKVLLRHTKTDRSGKGVWIRLFANECADLCPVKAYQTFSSMRPLIPGSLLMHADGQSVSRFQFNMVLKKCLSFVGCEDFKITAHSFRIGAATEAYRCGFNDNMIRQVGRWGSARFRIYVRPDSMAV, encoded by the exons ATGGAGGACTTACTACGGCAGTTAGTCATCAGAGCGGAGTCGGCTGGAGGGGAAGAATGGCTACGCAGCTGCTTGACCTTGCCTTTGCCATCAGTGAACACTTCAGCTTCTCAGCTGGGTGTTCTAGAGCCAGAACCAGAGGATCCTGTTATTAACATGGGTGATGTAGAGCAGGAAGCACTAGAGGGCGCTGAACAGGATGTGCTTGAGCTGTCTGCTACAGTGGACCCTGGATTGTATGCTCCggaaggagaagagaggccccGGGAGATGACATCACAGAAGCGCCAGAGGAAGAGGACCAGGGCTTACACGCCACCGAGGAGGAGAAGTGCGAGGAGAAGGGCTGCGCAGGAAGGGTCGCAGAGCCGAGGAGGATCGTTGGCAGGTGCCGTTCGTGAACAGGGTGCCGGTGAAGGGACATCTAACG ATGCAGTCCTTCAGGGAAGCGTTGCCCGGAGCGGATATTGCAGGAGTCTGTTGTCCGGACTGCCTTTGGGATCTGCAGACGATTTAGTCTTCTCAATGCTGTCACGGTCTGTATCACCTAGGACGTGGCATGGTTATGTGGCAGCATGGAAGGATTGGGTGCTCTTTTGTGGAAGGAGAGGATTCATGGATGATACGCAGGAGGTGCAATGTTTTATTGACTATGTGTGTGAGAAGTTTCAATCCCAGTTGTCATATAACTCTGTAGTTAAGTTATTGGCTGGGATTTCTTTCTTTCAGAAATGGAAGAACCTTCTACCCATTAATGCTCCGTTCCAGATTAAGCAGTTACTAAAAGGTTACAAATCTGTGGCATGTTCTCCAGATATGCGGTCGGCTATTTCATTTGTTTTACTGGGAAAATTAGTCCGTTCCCTTCCATCCGTATGTAGGTCAGCTTATGAGGTGCAGTTGTTTAAGTGCGCCTTTTTGTTGGCCTACTTTGGAGCATTAAGGATGGGGGAGTTTTTATCGTTAGCCAGGACATCACTTTCTCCGCTGCTGTGTTCGGATGTCTCTGATCACGGGAATTTTATCAAAGTTCTCTTGAGACATACGAAGACTGACAGGTCGGGGAAAGGGGTGTGGATTCGGCTGTTTGCGAATGAGTGTGCGGATCTATGTCCAGTTAAGGCGTATCAGACGTTTTCGTCGATGCGGCCTCTGATTCCAGGTTCGCTGCTTATGCATGCGGATGGACAATCGGTATCGAGGTTTCAGTTTAATATGGTTTTAAAGAAATGTTTAAGTTTTGTGGGATGTGAGGATTTTAAAATTACCGCACACTCATTCCGCATCGGTGCAGCGACGGAGGCATATAGGTGTGGTTTTAATGACAATATGATTAGACAGGTGGGTAGGTGGGGGTCTGCCAGATTTCGGATATATGTTCGACCGGACAGTATGGCTGTTTAA
- the LOC136620952 gene encoding uncharacterized protein isoform X2, with protein MEDLLRQLVIRAESAGGEEWLRSCLTLPLPSVNTSASQLGVLEPEPEDPVINMGDVEQEALEGAEQDVLELSATVDPGLYAPEGEERPREMTSQKRQRKRTRAYTPPRRRSARRRAAQEGSQSRGGSLAGAVREQGAGEGTSNGPMRTIVWIVGHSFVFWAKQRAAERCYSELLGLNNELFVIYWAGRRGMRWGSLMSELIQKQAIWPVPDILIIHLGGNDVGKGSTLALLREMKLGLVRVRDRFPSSVLVFSEIIPRLLWTLPEFKYIERIRKRVNHAMAKFLGSVSGFSFRHTELEGFIAGLFRDDLVHLSDIGLDIFNADLQAMVEKAALSVGGPCHSL; from the exons ATGGAGGACTTACTACGGCAGTTAGTCATCAGAGCGGAGTCGGCTGGAGGGGAAGAATGGCTACGCAGCTGCTTGACCTTGCCTTTGCCATCAGTGAACACTTCAGCTTCTCAGCTGGGTGTTCTAGAGCCAGAACCAGAGGATCCTGTTATTAACATGGGTGATGTAGAGCAGGAAGCACTAGAGGGCGCTGAACAGGATGTGCTTGAGCTGTCTGCTACAGTGGACCCTGGATTGTATGCTCCggaaggagaagagaggccccGGGAGATGACATCACAGAAGCGCCAGAGGAAGAGGACCAGGGCTTACACGCCACCGAGGAGGAGAAGTGCGAGGAGAAGGGCTGCGCAGGAAGGGTCGCAGAGCCGAGGAGGATCGTTGGCAGGTGCCGTTCGTGAACAGGGTGCCGGTGAAGGGACATCTAACG GTCCTATGAGAACGATTGTCTGGATAGTCGGCCATTCGTTTGTTTTCTGGGCTAAGCAGCGTGCTGCGGAGCGTTGTTATTCCGAGCTCTTGGGACTGAACAATGAACTTTTCGTTATTTATTGGGCCGGACGCCGAGGTATGCGTTGGGGCTCATTGATGTCAGAGctgattcaaaagcaagctatttgGCCTGTACCTGATATTCTGATCATTCATTTGGGAGGTAACGATGTTGGAAAGGGCAGCACATTAGCGCTGTTAAGGGAAATGAAGTTGGGATTGGTCAGGGTTAGGGATAGGTTCCCTAGTTCGGTTTTGGTTTTTTCAGAAATAATTCCGCGTTTGTTGTGGACATTGCCGGAGTTTAAGTACATTGAGAGGATCCGAAAAAGAGTGAATCATGCTATGGCAAAGTTTTTAGGTAGTGTTTCAGGGTTTTCTTTTAGGCATACAGAGCTTGAGGGATTCATTGCTGGTCTGTTCAGGGacgatttagtccatttgtcagaCATTGGTTTGGACATTTTTAATGCTGATTTACAGGCTATGGTTGAAAAGGCTGCGCTGTCTGTGGGGGGGCCTTGTCATTCGTTATGA